The proteins below are encoded in one region of Eubacteriales bacterium:
- a CDS encoding polyphosphate polymerase domain-containing protein, with product MAIKDKDGVKGTPYGKTKHVIKRKSNKASVTSDGISVRRVVLTRDDVKKTPELFNFEKPKREAENKLAESVFKDKPAEDRQPRLDKGTVSVKKNPPKHNMPEALRPHPSTGTSSGKSSLRSSYKHSAAKPYNVTANNEAKKQYRHELKYYINMRDYRVLLSAAQCALFPDENSIEGGYHVRSLYFDDLYDRALREKISGVNSREKYRIRIYNKSDSIIRLERKEKIGEYIAKESLPLTRDEFERILSNDIEFLLEKKSILAHDFFAEIKFKGLSPKVVVDYFRKAFVYPIEDVRVTFDLNLRSGMFNKNIFDKELLTMPVYEKGIAILEIKYNKFLPLFIKGIINTAEGASRSAISKYLICRKYE from the coding sequence ATGGCGATAAAAGATAAAGACGGCGTAAAAGGCACGCCCTATGGAAAAACAAAACATGTAATAAAAAGAAAATCCAATAAAGCTAGCGTAACAAGCGATGGCATATCTGTCAGGCGCGTGGTATTGACGCGGGACGATGTAAAAAAGACGCCGGAACTATTTAACTTTGAAAAGCCTAAAAGAGAAGCGGAAAACAAACTCGCTGAAAGCGTCTTTAAAGACAAGCCGGCTGAAGACAGGCAACCCAGGTTAGACAAAGGTACAGTTTCAGTTAAAAAGAACCCGCCTAAGCATAATATGCCGGAAGCACTGAGGCCGCACCCTTCAACAGGGACAAGCAGCGGTAAATCTTCTTTAAGGAGTTCTTATAAGCATTCGGCTGCAAAGCCTTATAATGTAACTGCAAACAATGAAGCAAAAAAACAATACAGGCATGAGCTTAAGTACTATATAAATATGAGAGATTACCGTGTGCTCTTATCTGCGGCTCAGTGTGCGCTTTTTCCGGACGAAAATTCCATAGAAGGCGGATATCATGTAAGAAGCTTATACTTTGACGATCTATACGACAGAGCTTTAAGGGAAAAGATAAGCGGAGTTAATTCTCGGGAAAAGTACCGTATCAGAATATACAATAAAAGTGATTCTATAATACGGCTTGAGAGAAAGGAAAAGATAGGAGAATACATAGCAAAAGAGTCTTTACCCTTAACAAGGGATGAGTTTGAGAGGATACTTTCAAACGACATAGAGTTTTTGCTTGAGAAAAAAAGCATTTTAGCACATGATTTTTTTGCAGAGATAAAGTTTAAGGGCTTATCTCCCAAAGTCGTTGTAGATTATTTCAGAAAGGCATTTGTATATCCGATAGAAGACGTGAGAGTAACATTTGATTTAAACTTGCGCTCTGGAATGTTTAACAAGAATATTTTTGACAAAGAACTTTTAACGATGCCCGTATATGAAAAAGGCATTGCCATATTAGAGATTAAGTATAACAAGTTTTTACCTTTATTTATAAAGGGAATTATAAATACTGCGGAAGGTGCATCGCGTTCCGCTATATCAAAATATTTAATTTGCAGAAAGTACGAATAA
- a CDS encoding UvrD-helicase domain-containing protein codes for MEFADIAGLKASADLMKLIQAMNSGQHAKKSFLEKQMTKWTPKQLKAIELTDKNILIRAAAGSGKTSVLTQKAVSLLCDKKASIEELLIVTFSNAAAAELKERIGIKLQSSSLDEIKRLKNQIFNADICTLHSFCLKIVKENFLKLDIAPLPYTLSSAEILVMKRRAIEEVFADMYEREDDDFLCLVARYGKYREEMFAERLLDISEFLSSVVDDEKWFDETAKRMQDEDIAKALYKEKQAAEAIKIEYAAKLFSYSSELCAKNGYLKMAETESENEEYAKKLYEMFLEQGASGFLNLKDGMVFPKKATYKDMDSNLADYIKGIRNTITKLFKEAGEILPEDEFVKEYLYEGVHLAEDTYRFKKIYLAFKQKYSQLKKRQNAIDYSDMEHLAYKVLMDEDAAKRYFNKYKYVFVDEYQDTSPIQEAVINAVSGNSKLFCVGDLKQSIFSFRRAETEIFKRKEKAYKCDESSLIISMNDNFRSADEILNFVNLLFGDIMSERIGNIVYDDDEKLNNGSGKTGGKVSITLSDLDKDINNGIDAEEAEFEAIAQKVASLLKGEIYDQDLMQQRPVKPGDIAILLREQSSSGPKIKKAISKRNIPVSTEADSNFDDMPEAEAFINILRIVDNFNSDIPLLSAMTCDAFSFTADELAGIRINTKQSIPFYRAVINYAADNSNELSKKIKNFMAVIKDLNLISRHMPLKEFLHEVNRRTNFLTLLCGLKDGADKSAFLSNLIENASLTGKYSANNLNEFLEHLDEMRNRNKIFELTAKTMQSDCVNIMTIHKSKGLEFPIVILPRLQKQLNDQDRRKDPLVSRKFGLAPAFVDERMLVKKNSIYKDFAVKDILSRMLSEEVRVLYVALTRAKQQLHIMAAVHNLDKSILKWAYPINDESKSRVRNYLDFIMPRLLKATKNSELDKEVKNNLPFLKIEKDEYADENIEIKILNTAESIKSSDRAARLNEFKAALGEDKQAELDFSYKYSLSTKIPTKCAVSKMKEEEEKERIYMRISDEQSETAAKRGTALHLAMRYIDFTETDVNGAILNMVREQKITEEESKLIDINLIENFLASDIALRALKAKKAFREQPFCLEVPAREIGFDSDEGVIVQGIIDLCFIEDGEWVVVDYKSNRVSKGSIKDVSDNYKTQLDLYARALLNITGLRVKQKILYFLRYGEHEL; via the coding sequence GTGGAGTTTGCAGATATTGCCGGTTTAAAAGCATCTGCAGATTTGATGAAACTTATTCAGGCAATGAATTCAGGACAGCATGCCAAGAAAAGCTTTTTGGAGAAACAAATGACTAAGTGGACGCCAAAACAACTAAAAGCAATTGAATTAACGGATAAAAATATACTGATACGTGCGGCGGCAGGGTCCGGTAAGACCAGCGTTTTGACACAGAAGGCAGTTTCTTTATTGTGTGACAAAAAGGCAAGTATAGAGGAGCTTTTGATAGTTACTTTTTCAAATGCAGCAGCAGCAGAGCTAAAAGAGCGAATAGGCATAAAACTGCAAAGTAGTTCTTTAGATGAGATAAAAAGGTTAAAAAACCAGATTTTTAATGCGGATATATGCACTCTTCATAGTTTTTGTTTAAAAATCGTTAAGGAAAATTTTTTAAAACTAGATATTGCACCCTTACCTTATACTCTTTCTTCAGCCGAAATACTGGTGATGAAACGGCGCGCCATTGAAGAAGTCTTTGCCGATATGTATGAAAGGGAAGACGATGACTTTTTATGCTTAGTAGCAAGGTACGGCAAGTACAGGGAAGAGATGTTTGCAGAAAGGCTTCTTGATATCAGCGAATTTTTATCCAGTGTAGTAGACGATGAGAAATGGTTTGATGAAACGGCCAAGAGGATGCAAGATGAAGATATAGCAAAAGCCCTGTATAAAGAAAAGCAAGCTGCCGAGGCTATTAAGATAGAATATGCGGCAAAGCTGTTTTCTTATTCAAGCGAGTTATGTGCAAAAAACGGATACTTAAAAATGGCCGAAACAGAGAGCGAAAACGAGGAATATGCCAAAAAGCTTTATGAAATGTTCTTAGAACAGGGCGCAAGCGGGTTTTTAAACTTAAAAGACGGGATGGTGTTTCCGAAAAAAGCAACCTACAAGGATATGGACTCTAATCTGGCAGATTATATAAAAGGCATAAGAAATACGATAACTAAGCTTTTTAAAGAGGCGGGCGAGATTTTACCCGAAGATGAGTTTGTAAAAGAGTATTTATACGAAGGGGTGCACTTGGCTGAGGACACTTATAGGTTTAAAAAAATCTATTTAGCATTCAAACAAAAATACAGCCAATTAAAGAAAAGACAAAACGCGATAGATTATAGCGACATGGAGCACCTTGCCTATAAGGTGCTTATGGACGAGGATGCTGCTAAGCGTTATTTTAATAAATATAAATATGTATTTGTAGACGAATACCAAGATACAAGCCCAATACAAGAGGCGGTTATAAATGCCGTTTCAGGCAACAGCAAGCTTTTTTGCGTGGGAGATTTAAAACAGTCTATATTCAGTTTCAGGCGTGCTGAGACGGAGATTTTCAAAAGAAAAGAAAAGGCATATAAGTGTGACGAAAGCAGCCTTATCATAAGCATGAACGACAATTTCAGAAGCGCTGACGAGATTTTAAATTTTGTCAATTTACTGTTTGGCGATATAATGAGCGAACGCATTGGCAATATAGTTTATGACGATGATGAAAAGCTAAATAACGGGAGCGGCAAGACGGGTGGAAAAGTAAGCATAACGCTATCTGATCTAGATAAAGATATCAATAATGGTATAGATGCAGAAGAAGCGGAGTTTGAAGCGATAGCACAAAAAGTAGCCAGCCTTTTAAAAGGAGAAATATATGATCAGGACCTAATGCAGCAAAGGCCTGTAAAGCCTGGAGACATAGCAATTCTTCTTAGGGAACAGAGTAGTTCCGGGCCTAAGATAAAAAAAGCGATTTCAAAGAGGAATATACCGGTATCGACAGAGGCAGATTCTAATTTTGATGATATGCCGGAAGCAGAAGCTTTTATAAACATTTTAAGAATCGTAGATAATTTTAATTCAGACATACCTCTTTTAAGCGCCATGACGTGCGATGCCTTTTCATTTACTGCCGATGAGCTTGCCGGTATACGTATAAACACAAAGCAAAGCATACCTTTTTACCGTGCGGTAATTAATTATGCGGCTGACAATTCAAACGAACTGTCTAAAAAGATAAAAAATTTTATGGCAGTTATAAAAGATTTAAATTTAATTTCACGGCATATGCCATTAAAAGAGTTTTTACACGAGGTAAACCGCAGGACTAACTTTTTAACTCTTCTTTGCGGTTTAAAGGATGGAGCAGATAAAAGTGCGTTTTTATCCAATTTAATAGAAAACGCTTCTTTAACCGGAAAATATTCAGCAAATAACTTAAACGAGTTTTTAGAGCATTTAGACGAGATGCGAAACAGAAACAAGATATTTGAATTAACTGCTAAAACCATGCAGAGCGATTGTGTAAATATAATGACCATACACAAAAGCAAGGGCCTTGAGTTCCCGATAGTTATACTGCCGAGATTACAAAAACAGTTAAACGATCAGGACAGGAGGAAAGACCCTCTTGTATCGAGGAAATTCGGCCTGGCCCCTGCATTTGTAGATGAGAGGATGCTTGTTAAGAAAAACAGCATCTATAAAGATTTTGCAGTTAAAGACATACTTTCAAGAATGCTGTCTGAAGAGGTAAGGGTGCTTTATGTTGCTTTGACAAGAGCCAAACAGCAGCTTCATATAATGGCTGCGGTGCATAATCTGGATAAATCTATATTAAAATGGGCTTATCCGATAAACGACGAATCTAAAAGCCGGGTAAGAAACTATCTGGATTTTATTATGCCGCGTCTTTTAAAAGCCACAAAAAACTCTGAACTAGATAAGGAAGTAAAAAACAACCTGCCGTTTTTAAAGATAGAAAAAGACGAATATGCAGATGAAAATATTGAAATCAAAATATTAAACACGGCAGAATCAATTAAAAGCAGCGACAGGGCAGCCCGCTTAAATGAATTCAAAGCCGCCTTAGGAGAGGATAAGCAAGCAGAGCTTGATTTTTCCTATAAATATAGTTTAAGCACAAAGATACCAACTAAGTGTGCAGTATCCAAGATGAAGGAAGAAGAGGAAAAAGAGCGTATATATATGCGCATATCAGACGAGCAAAGCGAAACTGCGGCAAAAAGGGGTACGGCACTGCATCTGGCAATGAGATACATAGATTTTACAGAGACAGATGTGAACGGGGCTATACTTAATATGGTAAGGGAACAAAAAATAACAGAAGAAGAATCAAAATTGATAGACATAAATCTTATTGAAAATTTTTTGGCAAGCGATATAGCGCTACGGGCCTTAAAAGCAAAAAAGGCATTTCGCGAACAGCCGTTTTGCCTTGAAGTCCCCGCCCGTGAGATTGGGTTTGACAGCGATGAAGGAGTTATAGTACAGGGAATCATTGACTTATGTTTTATAGAAGACGGCGAGTGGGTAGTCGTTGATTATAAATCAAACAGGGTTTCAAAAGGAAGCATAAAAGACGTTTCTGACAATTACAAAACACAGCTTGATCTTTATGCACGTGCGCTTTTAAATATCACTGGATTAAGAGTTAAACAAAAGATACTTTACTTCTTAAGATACGGCGAACATGAATTATAG
- a CDS encoding DUF4956 domain-containing protein, producing MGSGLISRATDSVIPSGLMQYFQTSSDLTVPVVLLTLVIAFLIGIFIYFIYKQTFSGVMFSKNFGSALVMLCLVTSMMILPITSNIVLSLGMVGALSIVRFRTAVKDPMDTVFMFWSIAAGVTLGAKQYTPAIIGSLVIGGLMVLSSVFKNKRTMPYLLIVRFEESARADVQNALRRLPQGNIKSKTVNRDYIELTIEMRLTGSDMQSIEKLGTMPGVLDASVIAYNGEIA from the coding sequence ATGGGATCAGGATTAATATCTAGGGCCACTGATAGTGTAATACCAAGTGGATTAATGCAATATTTTCAAACGTCAAGTGATTTGACCGTGCCTGTTGTATTGCTGACTTTAGTAATAGCATTTTTGATAGGCATATTTATCTATTTCATATACAAGCAAACGTTTTCAGGAGTTATGTTCTCTAAAAACTTTGGCAGCGCTTTAGTAATGCTTTGCTTAGTAACATCTATGATGATACTGCCGATAACGAGCAATATCGTTTTATCTTTAGGCATGGTCGGTGCTTTATCTATCGTACGTTTCAGGACTGCGGTAAAAGACCCTATGGATACTGTATTTATGTTTTGGTCCATAGCGGCCGGCGTTACACTCGGAGCCAAGCAATATACTCCGGCAATAATCGGCTCTCTCGTAATCGGTGGGCTTATGGTCCTTTCCTCTGTATTTAAAAATAAAAGGACAATGCCTTACCTATTAATAGTAAGGTTTGAAGAATCAGCACGTGCTGATGTGCAAAATGCGCTTCGCCGTTTGCCACAGGGGAATATAAAGTCTAAGACTGTAAACCGCGACTATATAGAACTTACAATAGAGATGCGTTTAACAGGATCCGATATGCAAAGCATTGAAAAGTTAGGCACTATGCCCGGCGTCCTAGATGCCTCGGTAATTGCATATAACGGAGAAATAGCTTAA
- a CDS encoding lamin tail domain-containing protein, producing the protein MKVVVKIFLVILIAAVAVTVTILALNAGSNDNGTSTVTRGVVISEVMASNSGAYVDNNGNYSDWIEIYNGTGEDVDLSRLALSDDENTPIKWGFDAGTLKADGYLVVFMSGKSSYSDISNGIYHASFKLSASKETLLLSNIDGDVLDKQSWEDMDKNVSLGLKDGTWQALENATPGFPNTEEGLTAFKESRAVEDPSILITEVMGSNKTTITDNTGAYSDYIEVTNVSDQNVNLYSMGLSDDETDPMQWQFPNVTLAPGEQFIVWCSGDPDLSDSDPKKGTHANFRISTYKETILLSTSDGKLLDKTSITELTSDASWAREYSDGSPSSTFKVSYKPTPGYPNTDAGYSEFSSNNKVAISDIYISEVLTSNTQKDFEGDGSYYDFIEIYNGSGEAINLKDYALTNNTGNPAKWKFPDISIKAGEYKVVLASGLTSSESSSKNYMHATFKLSNEGDIVALYDPDGNLLDRYNMGYNPTDVSCGRKNADDVSLYFYTDITPGSANGAGAQGFTETPTFTVDGGIYTSTQKVEIKAPSGATIYYTTDNSTPTKNSTVYTAPITVSKTTILRAMAVQEGYLPSYSTTATYLMNVSHELSIISIVTDDNNLWGSTGIYDWGDQVTEEYKNNIDNFPYKKANFQQKWERPRLLKS; encoded by the coding sequence ATGAAAGTAGTAGTAAAAATATTCTTGGTAATATTAATAGCAGCCGTGGCAGTGACAGTTACGATATTAGCACTTAATGCCGGCTCTAATGACAATGGCACCTCAACAGTTACCAGGGGTGTTGTTATAAGTGAAGTCATGGCATCAAACAGCGGGGCCTATGTAGACAATAACGGAAATTATTCTGATTGGATAGAAATATATAACGGCACGGGAGAAGACGTAGATCTTTCCCGATTAGCTTTATCAGACGATGAGAACACCCCTATAAAATGGGGGTTTGACGCAGGTACATTAAAGGCCGACGGGTATTTAGTGGTATTCATGTCTGGCAAGAGCAGCTATTCAGATATATCAAATGGAATTTACCACGCCAGCTTTAAATTATCTGCATCAAAAGAAACGCTTTTACTATCAAATATTGACGGTGATGTTTTAGACAAACAAAGCTGGGAAGACATGGACAAAAATGTATCACTGGGCCTAAAAGACGGCACATGGCAGGCGCTTGAAAATGCAACGCCCGGCTTCCCCAATACAGAAGAAGGGCTGACTGCATTTAAAGAATCCAGGGCTGTTGAGGATCCTTCTATATTGATAACCGAAGTAATGGGTTCTAATAAGACGACCATAACAGATAATACGGGAGCATATTCAGATTATATAGAAGTTACTAATGTCAGCGACCAGAATGTAAACCTATATAGTATGGGATTGTCAGACGATGAAACAGACCCGATGCAATGGCAGTTTCCAAATGTGACACTTGCCCCGGGTGAACAATTTATCGTATGGTGTTCCGGGGACCCCGATTTATCAGACTCTGACCCTAAAAAGGGCACTCATGCTAATTTCCGTATATCGACTTATAAAGAGACGATACTCTTATCAACGTCGGATGGGAAACTGCTTGACAAGACGAGCATAACAGAACTTACATCTGATGCGTCGTGGGCACGCGAATACAGCGATGGCTCACCTTCCAGCACTTTTAAAGTAAGTTATAAACCTACTCCCGGATATCCGAATACGGATGCAGGGTATTCGGAGTTTTCATCTAACAATAAAGTTGCTATCTCTGATATTTATATATCGGAAGTATTAACCTCAAACACTCAAAAGGATTTCGAAGGGGATGGCAGCTATTACGATTTTATAGAGATATATAACGGAAGCGGTGAAGCCATAAATTTAAAGGATTATGCTTTAACAAACAATACAGGTAATCCGGCTAAATGGAAGTTTCCAGACATTTCAATAAAAGCAGGGGAATATAAAGTCGTTTTAGCTTCGGGGCTGACCTCTTCTGAAAGTTCTAGTAAAAATTATATGCATGCGACATTTAAACTAAGCAATGAGGGGGACATAGTTGCACTTTACGATCCAGACGGGAATCTGTTAGATAGATACAACATGGGATACAATCCAACGGATGTATCATGCGGGAGAAAAAATGCTGACGATGTTAGCCTTTATTTTTATACAGATATAACTCCCGGAAGTGCTAACGGAGCAGGCGCACAAGGCTTTACAGAAACGCCGACATTTACTGTTGACGGAGGCATATATACCAGCACACAGAAAGTTGAAATCAAGGCGCCCAGCGGAGCTACTATTTACTATACAACTGATAATAGTACCCCTACAAAGAATTCAACGGTCTATACCGCACCAATAACAGTTAGCAAGACTACTATTTTAAGGGCTATGGCAGTACAAGAAGGGTATCTGCCAAGCTATTCGACAACGGCTACTTATTTAATGAATGTGAGCCATGAGCTTTCAATAATATCTATCGTTACAGACGACAATAATCTATGGGGGTCTACCGGTATTTATGATTGGGGAGACCAGGTTACGGAAGAGTATAAGAATAATATCGATAATTTCCCATATAAAAAAGCTAACTTTCAGCAGAAATGGGAGCGCCCGCGTCTATTGAAGTCATAA
- a CDS encoding DUF1858 domain-containing protein: protein MAKITKDTIMGDLLKRDINSAKILMDAGMHCVGCPASAGESLEEACQVHGIDVNDLVGKLNEFFGE from the coding sequence ATGGCTAAGATTACAAAAGATACCATTATGGGAGATTTATTAAAACGCGATATCAATAGCGCTAAAATATTAATGGATGCAGGAATGCATTGTGTCGGATGTCCAGCAAGTGCAGGGGAAAGTTTGGAAGAGGCATGCCAGGTACATGGGATAGATGTTAATGATCTCGTTGGAAAATTGAACGAATTTTTCGGCGAATAA
- a CDS encoding MBL fold metallo-hydrolase → MQVYYLSNSGYAVFLKDKLLVFDYYKNTTLDEEKNVNSGVIRKEDLEKKKHVYVFVSHSHPDHFNPVIFDWQEYNNNTYYMLDSDIQNSRGLLNVKNINFFKKGTEFNNGDIFVKAFGSTDIGISFYVETGGIKIFHAGDLNCWHWEDEASKEYAARAREDFLEEIKDIKKDIKTIDLAFFPVDIRLGRKHDEGAKYFIQELKPSIFIPMHSERMDVFSRFKRENNFENTKVICPSVRGDKLL, encoded by the coding sequence ATGCAGGTCTATTATCTTTCAAACAGTGGATACGCCGTCTTTTTAAAAGACAAGCTTTTAGTGTTTGATTATTATAAAAACACTACACTAGACGAAGAAAAGAATGTAAACAGCGGAGTTATCCGTAAGGAAGATTTAGAGAAGAAAAAGCATGTATATGTTTTTGTAAGCCACTCTCACCCTGACCATTTCAACCCAGTTATATTTGATTGGCAGGAATATAATAATAACACGTATTATATGCTAGACTCAGACATACAAAACAGTAGAGGGCTTTTAAACGTAAAAAACATAAACTTTTTTAAAAAAGGGACAGAATTTAATAACGGAGATATTTTTGTAAAAGCTTTTGGGTCTACAGATATAGGCATATCGTTTTATGTAGAAACAGGCGGCATAAAAATATTTCATGCAGGAGATCTAAACTGCTGGCATTGGGAAGACGAGGCTTCAAAAGAATATGCGGCGAGAGCCAGGGAAGATTTCTTAGAAGAGATAAAGGATATAAAAAAAGATATAAAAACGATAGATTTGGCATTTTTTCCAGTGGATATACGTCTTGGGCGTAAACATGATGAAGGTGCAAAGTATTTTATTCAGGAATTAAAGCCAAGTATTTTTATACCGATGCACTCAGAGCGGATGGACGTTTTTTCTAGATTTAAAAGGGAAAACAATTTTGAAAACACTAAAGTAATTTGTCCATCTGTTAGGGGAGATAAATTATTGTAA
- a CDS encoding CotH kinase family protein produces MLEYPFIDSLDFTEYKSIVLRNGGNDGTMAKMRDIICTSLVKETTDLDIAGYQTYVAYLNGEYWGTYHLREKINKYFIAQNNGLSDPDNIDLLVGTGTALVGDNSDYKKMIEFMENNSLADQDNFDYIASLMDVDNFMDYIICEIWSSNSDTGNIKYWRDKSGTTDGKWRWIYYDLDWALWPSYVDSDRVERQLDPDGHGVGSMYPTTIFRSLIKNEAWKDKFIERFAYHLENTFNSEKVVARIDEIYNSMKGEMEAEREEFGGTVANWESHVEKLREFAKNRNKYVVQHLENNLSLTTEQKQMLEDTID; encoded by the coding sequence ATGCTTGAATATCCGTTTATAGATAGTTTGGACTTTACGGAATATAAATCCATAGTTTTAAGAAACGGCGGAAACGACGGGACTATGGCAAAGATGAGAGATATAATATGCACCAGTTTGGTAAAAGAAACGACTGATTTAGACATTGCCGGATACCAGACTTATGTCGCTTATTTAAACGGTGAATATTGGGGTACTTACCACTTAAGAGAAAAAATAAACAAGTATTTTATAGCACAGAACAACGGGCTTTCAGACCCGGACAACATAGATCTTTTAGTAGGCACAGGCACTGCGCTAGTTGGGGACAACAGTGACTATAAAAAGATGATAGAATTTATGGAAAATAACAGCCTGGCTGACCAGGATAATTTTGACTATATAGCAAGTCTAATGGATGTCGATAATTTTATGGACTATATAATTTGCGAGATATGGTCTTCTAATTCGGATACAGGCAATATAAAATATTGGCGTGATAAATCCGGCACAACAGACGGTAAGTGGCGCTGGATATATTACGATTTAGACTGGGCACTGTGGCCATCTTATGTGGACAGTGACAGGGTAGAAAGGCAGCTGGATCCTGACGGGCACGGCGTTGGTTCAATGTACCCGACGACTATTTTCAGAAGTCTGATCAAAAATGAAGCTTGGAAAGACAAGTTCATAGAGAGGTTTGCATATCATCTTGAAAATACTTTTAATTCAGAAAAAGTAGTTGCAAGGATAGATGAAATTTATAATTCAATGAAAGGCGAAATGGAAGCCGAACGCGAAGAATTCGGAGGCACTGTTGCAAACTGGGAGTCCCATGTAGAAAAACTAAGGGAGTTTGCAAAGAACAGGAACAAATATGTGGTTCAGCATCTGGAAAACAACTTATCACTTACAACGGAACAAAAGCAGATGCTTGAAGATACAATAGACTAA